A genomic stretch from Vicia villosa cultivar HV-30 ecotype Madison, WI unplaced genomic scaffold, Vvil1.0 ctg.000745F_1_1, whole genome shotgun sequence includes:
- the LOC131630859 gene encoding uncharacterized protein LOC131630859 produces MLAAWNVRGLNKVGKLWEVSSHLFKLQPDVIVLIETRVKENKASGVRNKLGLKGDYINKYCHLGNWRVWIKWNPNKVIIIDVTSSSQFIHCGVYAVDGNFKFWMTSIYAHNNLTHRKRLWKDLEDIHKNQQGPWCAVEDFNNVASSQDRIGGNLVTEIAYEDFQAMMDITGLGEMDITGEFFTWTNKKASNPIYSRIDRLLANVEWLHENSQVVLTILPPHVSDHEILYLTTPGENYGRGQFRFNNCWVNAVGYLECVERNWAQPTRGTPMQKLWFKLKRLKPDLVKLQKQSNDIQNKKTKARKMMDRAYEELRCHKMDPNIIGIVKERTKAVIYWNEMEEKMMQQRTKIESIRLGDGNNAYLHAFLKSKHSSQRMSIIQKEDRTLPTTQDDIAQEVMDFYRKLMGQDSTRLHQVDIEALTAGSQFNKGKREMLVSKVTIEEIEKALQGNGELKSPGVDG; encoded by the coding sequence ATGTTAGCTGCTTGGAATGTTAGGGGGCTAAACAAAGTTGGTAAGCTATGGGAGGTTAGCTCCCATCTCTTTAAGCTTCAGCCTGATGTTATAGTTTTGATTGAAACTAGGGTTAAGGAAAATAAAGCTTCTGGTGTTAGGAATAAACTTGGCCTAAAAGGAGATTATATTAACAAATATTGTCACCTTGGTAATTGGAGGGTGTGGATTAAGTGGAACCCTAATAAAGTAATCATTATAGATGTTACTAGCTCTAGTCAGTTTATTCATTGTGGTGTTTATGCAGTAGATGGTAATTTTAAATTCTGGATGACTTCCATATATGCTCATAATAATCTGACACATAGGAAGAGGTTATGGAAGGACTTAGAAGACATACATAAGAACCAACAAGGGCCTTGGTGTGCTGTTGAAGACTTTAACAATGTGGCTTCTAGTCAAGACAGGATTGGAGGGAATCTTGTTACTGAAATAGCATATGAGGATTTCCAAGCTATGATGGACATAACTGGGCTAGGGGAAATGGACATCACAGGTGAATTTTTTACTTGGACCAATAAGAAGGCTAGCAATCCCATCTACTCCCGTATAGATAGATTGTTGGCTAATGTTGAATGGCTTCATGAAAACAGTCAAGTTGTGCTTACCATCCTTCCTCCTCATGTATCTGATCATGAAATTTTATACCTAACTACTCCTGGAGAAAATTATGGTAGGGGGCAGTTTAGATTTAATAATTGTTGGGTGAATGCAGTGGGATACCTGGAATGTGTGGAAAGGAATTGGGCTCAACCTACTAGAGGGACTCCTATGCAAAAACTGTGGTTTAAACTGAAGAGATTGAAACCTGATTTGGTGAAGTTGCAGAAACAGTCAAATGATATTCAGAATAAGAAGACTAAGGCTAGAAAGATGATGGATCGAGCTTATGAAGAGCTTAGGTGTCATAAGATGGATCCAAACATCATTGGTATTGTTAAGGAAAGGACTAAGGCAGTGATCTATTGGAATGAGATGGAGGAAAAAATGATGCAACAAAGAACAAAAATTGAATCGATCAGATTAGGAGATGGAAATAATGCCTATTTACATGCCTTTCTAAAGTCTAAACATAGCTCCCAAAGAATGAGTATTATTCAGAAAGAAGATAGGACTCTCCCTACTACTCAAGATGACATTGCACAAGAGGTGATGGATTTTTATAGAAAGCTTATGGGGCAAGATAGTACTAGACTTCATCAAGTTGATATTGAAGCCTTAACAGCAGGTAGTCAGTTTAACAAGGGGAAGAGGGAGATGCTGGTCAGTAAAGTCACAATTGAGGAGATTGAAAAAGCCTTGCAAGGCAATGGTGAGTTAAAGTCTCCTGGAGTGGATGGATAA